The DNA window TCGTAGGGGTTATAGCCATTGGCGACCAGATGCCCGTCCCACAGAAAGCGGGCGTAATCGTCGGACAGATTAGGGGTCATCACGAGCAGGGCCAGCCGAAACAGAATGGCCGCGCCAAACAGAAATCGGTCGGGTTTTACGGTTGCGTCGTGGGTTGCGGGCGTATCGAACCAAAGCGGCTGCGCGATGCGGCTGTATCCCCAGAACAGCAAGGCCGACAGGGTCATCAGCAAGGTAAACTGCGGCCTTGCCACGCCATACCCCAGCAGCATAAACAACCACAACGATAGCACCAGCCACCCAACCCGGAAGGGCGTAATCAGAAACGGTTTGACGGGGTTGTGCGGGTTGGTCATTCGATTACAGATACCTACTTCGTTCGTACTTTACCCAAGGCTGTTAAGTGTTAAATACCAAGGCAAAAACAGTTCAACACAGAGTCACAGAGAACGCAGAGACAGATTAGCAATAATGCGCTAATTATCAGGCAACTAAACTTCTGTGTTCTCTGTGCCTCTGTGTTGAATTGTTTTTAATTCACACTTATCCCCTATTACTTTTAGCGAACTAGTGGTGCCAGGTCTGAAATGCCAGCCCGGCCACTATTGGAACTTAACATCCCCCGCCAGCAAGATGCTGTCTGAGCCGAAAATCATCAGGCGTAGCGGAAAATAGTCGTCAGAATTTTGTAACCGGCCAGTATCGTGCCCTTAATCGTTCCCGAAATCTTGGAATGCCCGATGCGTTTGCGGTAACTCACTGGCACCTCCGTCGACCGGAAGCCTTGTTTGGCGGCTTTGAGCTGCATTTCGACCGTCCAGCCGTAGGTTTTGTCCTGCATATCGAGGGCCAGCAACGTATCGAACCGGATGGCGCGAAACGGGCCTAAATCCGTGTAGCGCACCCCGTAAAGCAGGCGAAGCAGCGACGTCGCCAGCCAGTTGCCGAATACCTGCTGGGGCGTCATCGAACCCCGCTGCCGGTTGCCCAGTGCCCGCGACCCGATCACCATATCGACCGATCCATTCAGGATCGGCGCGACCAGCGCGGGCATTTCGCCGGGAAAATCAGAGTAGTCGGCGTCGAGAAACACGACGATGTCAGGGCGGGGGCGCCGTTGCTGTGCGTAGGCGATTCCGCGCAGGCAGGCCCGACCGTAGCCCTGAATGCGTTCATCGAGCACGGTAGCCCCGGCGCGGGCCGCTTCGACGGCGGTCTGATCGTTGGAATTGTTATTGACGACGATGATTTCCCCA is part of the Spirosoma rhododendri genome and encodes:
- a CDS encoding glycosyltransferase family 2 protein; translated protein: MQSTLLTSPGQPIVVVIIPAFNEENSVGRVVRDIPDELVGEIIVVNNNSNDQTAVEAARAGATVLDERIQGYGRACLRGIAYAQQRRPRPDIVVFLDADYSDFPGEMPALVAPILNGSVDMVIGSRALGNRQRGSMTPQQVFGNWLATSLLRLLYGVRYTDLGPFRAIRFDTLLALDMQDKTYGWTVEMQLKAAKQGFRSTEVPVSYRKRIGHSKISGTIKGTILAGYKILTTIFRYA